Proteins from a genomic interval of Zingiber officinale cultivar Zhangliang chromosome 2A, Zo_v1.1, whole genome shotgun sequence:
- the LOC122040599 gene encoding protein SPIRAL1-like 3 translates to MGRGVSCGGGQSSLGYLFGNGDAPKSAGEPAESVEKPAPKSAGEPAESVEKPAPKSAEPVQQSAPATQVDNKQIPAGIQGNLANNYQRSDGQNCGNFITDRPSTKVQAAPGGGSSLGFLFGDGGSK, encoded by the exons ATGGGTCGTGGAGTTAGCTGTGGAGGGGGGCAAAGTTCTCTGGGTTACCTATTTGGGAATGGTGACGCTCCTAAATCTGCTGGAGAGCCTGCTGAATCTGTTGAGAAACCAGCTCCTAAATCTGCTGGAGAGCCTGCTGAATCTGTTGAGAAACCAGCTCCTAAATCTGCCGAACCTGTTCAGCAATCAGCTCCTGCAACACAAGTTGATAACAAGCAAATTCCTGCTGGTATCCAAGGGAATCTAGCAAACAACTACCAGCGATCTGATGGCCAGAACTGTGGAAACTTTATAACG GATCGCCCATCAACGAAGGTGCAAGCTGCTCCGGGCGGAGGCTCTTCCCTGGGCTTCCTCTTTGGCGACGGCGGCAGCAAGTGA
- the LOC122040595 gene encoding pentatricopeptide repeat-containing protein PNM1, mitochondrial-like, with amino-acid sequence MWRQPPLRHFLRRLVRQSSAFPSSPSQPLLHCQILPPISPSSIFRPFASSSASPSDLAQSISAELVKISSADSSSSAPSLDLPSYFSLHFSDVRFNTSLLAEILNLSHEAGRSVIDLYRWIVRYRSFTPSDASLSLVVHFLGRRKDFKAIDSLLSEFRRTVGPLAFQASLERLARAGRPTQALRFFDAAPTELGIQRNAAALSSLVSALVEHGFPGHAEGAAKQYATEVFPDEGICNALIRGWCNAGKLEEARRLMGEIIRGGFDLGTPAYNAILDCVCRLCRKKVPLRLQHEAEKILLEMEASGIPRDAETFRVLISNLCKIRMTEDAMKTFRRMSEWGCSPDAETYLALIRSLYQAARVSEGDEMVGWMRSAGFGDQLDRKAYYGFVKILCGIERVEHAMKVFRMMKGYGHAPGVKSYSLLIEKLATHNQGDRANALFKEAVARRVPVTPKVYKIDKSYVKVKEKKKVKKRLTFSEKMAKKRRRLKRLRLSFVKKPKKNRMAI; translated from the coding sequence ATGTGGCGACAACCACCCCTCCGCCACTTCCTCCGCCGCCTGGTTCGTCAATCCTCCGCCTTCCCTTCCTCCCCTTCTCAACCGCTTCTCCACTGCCAGATCCTTCCTCCCATCTCCCCCTCCTCCATTTTCCGACCCTTTGCCTCTTCATCCGCCTCCCCCTCCGACCTTGCTCAGTCCATCTCCGCCGAGCTAGTCAAGATCTCCTCCGCCGATTCCTCTTCCTCCGCCCCTTCCCTCGACCTCCCCAGCTACTTCTCCCTCCATTTCTCAGACGTTCGCTTCAACACCTCGTTACTCGCTGAgatcctcaatctctcccatgaGGCTGGTCGATCCGTCATCGACCTCTACCGCTGGATCGTCCGCTACCGCTCCTTCACCCCATCCGACGCGTCCCTCTCCCTAGTCGTCCACTTCCTCGGCCGGCGCAAGGACTTCAAGGCCATCGACAGCCTACTTTCCGAGTTCCGACGCACCGTCGGGCCCCTTGCCTTCCAGGCCTCCCTCGAACGCCTAGCCCGCGCCGGTCGTCCCACCCAGGCCCTCCGCTTCTTTGATGCTGCGCCTACCGAACTTGGCATCCAAAGGAACGCAGCCGCTCTCTCGTCCCTGGTCTCCGCCCTCGTTGAACACGGATTCCCTGGCCATGCTGAGGGTGCGGCGAAGCAGTATGCGACCGAGGTCTTCCCCGATGAAGGGATTTGTAACGCTCTGATCCGGGGCTGGTGCAACGCTGGCAAGCTCGAGGAGGCCCGTCGGCTGATGGGTGAGATCATTCGGGGAGGATTTGATCTTGGAACCCCTGCGTATAATGCCATCTTGGATTGTGTTTGCCGGCTCTGCCGGAAAAAGGTTCCACTTCGTCTGCAGCATGAAGCTGAGAAGATCCTCTTAGAGATGGAAGCTTCTGGTATACCTCGTGACGCCGAGACATTCCGTGTGCTCATCTCTAATCTATGTAAGATCCGGATGACTGAGGATGCCATGAAAACATTTAGGAGAATGAGCGAATGGGGGTGCTCACCTGATGCAGAGACCTATCTTGCCTTAATCCGGAGTTTGTATCAGGCTGCTCGAGTATCCGAGGGGGATGAGATGGTTGGGTGGATGCGATCAGCTGGGTTTGGGGATCAACTCGATCGAAAGGCCTACTACGGCTTTGTTAAGATTTTGTGTGGAATTGAAAGGGTGGAACATGCAATGAAGGTGTTCCGGATGATGAAAGGGTATGGGCATGCTCCtggagtcaaaagttatagttTGTTGATTGAAAAGTTAGCTACACACAACCAAGGTGACAGGGCAAATGCACTGTTCAAGGAGGCAGTTGCTCGGCGTGTGCCTGTCACACCAAAGGTGTATAAGATTGACAAGAGTTATGTGAaggtgaaggagaagaagaaggtgaaaaAGAGGTTGACATTCTCAGAGAAGATGGCTAAGAAAAGGAGACGTCTTAAGAGGCTGAGATTAAGCTTTGTGAAGAAGCCAAAAAAAAATCGCATGGCTATTTAA